One Streptococcus sp. S1 DNA window includes the following coding sequences:
- a CDS encoding acetyl-CoA carboxylase carboxyl transferase subunit alpha, with amino-acid sequence MSKITQIIKEARDQGRLTALDFAQGIFDDFIELHGDRNFRDDGAVIGGIGRLGDQTVTVVGIQKGKNLQDNLKRNFGQPHPEGYRKALRLMKQAEKFGRPVVTFINTAGAYPGVGAEERGQGEAIARNLMEMSDLKVPIIAIIIGEGGSGGALALAVADKVWMLENSIYAVLSPEGFASILWKDGSRAMEAAELMKITSHELLNMEIVDKVIPEHGFSNGELLAQVKKELQEELKVLQALPLEELLEQRYQRFRKY; translated from the coding sequence ATGAGTAAAATAACACAGATTATTAAAGAGGCACGTGACCAAGGAAGATTGACTGCGCTTGATTTTGCTCAAGGAATTTTTGATGATTTTATCGAATTGCATGGAGATCGAAACTTCCGTGATGATGGTGCGGTGATTGGTGGGATTGGACGCTTAGGCGATCAAACGGTTACAGTCGTTGGAATCCAAAAAGGAAAAAATCTTCAGGATAATCTAAAACGTAATTTTGGGCAACCACATCCAGAAGGCTATCGAAAAGCTTTGCGTCTCATGAAGCAAGCGGAGAAATTTGGCCGTCCAGTTGTGACCTTTATCAATACAGCGGGTGCTTATCCCGGTGTTGGTGCTGAAGAACGAGGACAAGGGGAAGCCATTGCCCGCAACCTCATGGAAATGAGTGATCTAAAAGTTCCAATTATCGCGATTATCATCGGAGAAGGTGGCTCTGGTGGTGCCTTGGCTCTTGCTGTGGCAGATAAGGTCTGGATGCTTGAGAACTCCATCTATGCGGTCTTGAGTCCAGAAGGTTTTGCCTCTATTCTTTGGAAAGATGGAAGTCGTGCCATGGAAGCAGCAGAGTTGATGAAGATTACTTCTCACGAATTGTTAAATATGGAAATTGTCGATAAGGTGATTCCCGAGCATGGATTTTCAAATGGAGAACTACTGGCTCAAGTGAAGAAGGAATTACAGGAAGAGTTAAAGGTTTTACAAGCTTTACCTCTCGAAGAGCTTCTGGAGCAACGCTACCAACGTTTTCGTAAATATTAA
- the accD gene encoding acetyl-CoA carboxylase, carboxyltransferase subunit beta, which translates to MALFSKKDKYIRINPNRSAWKEPQPKPEVPDELFSQCPGCKHTIYQKDLGSERVCPNCGYTFRISAKERLALTVDPASFEEMFIGIETTDPLNFPNYKKKLAAVREMTGLDEAVLTGTALIKGQKVALGIMDSNFIMASMGSVVGEKITRLFEFATKEKLPVVLFTASGGARMQEGIVSLMQMAKISAAVQRHSKEKLFYLTVLTDPTTGGVTASFAMEGDIIMAESQALVGFAGRRVIESTVREKLPDDFQKAEFLQEHGFVDLIVERSQIRATVGQLLALHGGKHE; encoded by the coding sequence ATGGCATTATTTTCTAAAAAAGATAAATATATTCGGATCAATCCGAATAGGTCAGCCTGGAAGGAGCCTCAGCCAAAACCTGAAGTTCCTGATGAACTATTTTCACAATGCCCAGGTTGTAAACATACCATTTACCAAAAGGATTTAGGTAGTGAACGGGTATGCCCAAACTGTGGCTATACCTTCCGTATTTCTGCTAAAGAACGCTTGGCGCTGACAGTGGATCCAGCTAGCTTTGAAGAAATGTTTATAGGAATCGAAACGACAGATCCTTTGAATTTCCCAAATTATAAGAAAAAACTAGCAGCAGTGAGGGAAATGACAGGACTGGATGAAGCTGTCCTGACTGGAACTGCCTTGATTAAAGGGCAAAAAGTTGCGCTTGGGATCATGGATTCCAACTTTATCATGGCTTCAATGGGTTCTGTAGTAGGTGAAAAAATTACTCGTTTATTTGAATTTGCGACAAAAGAAAAATTGCCAGTTGTTCTATTTACCGCTTCTGGTGGTGCTCGGATGCAAGAAGGAATCGTGAGTTTGATGCAAATGGCGAAAATTTCTGCGGCTGTTCAACGCCATTCCAAAGAAAAATTATTCTATTTGACGGTATTGACAGATCCGACAACTGGTGGGGTGACAGCCTCATTTGCTATGGAAGGTGATATTATCATGGCAGAGAGTCAAGCCTTGGTCGGGTTTGCTGGTCGACGCGTGATCGAATCAACTGTGCGTGAAAAATTGCCTGATGATTTCCAAAAAGCAGAATTTCTACAAGAACATGGATTTGTAGACTTGATCGTGGAGAGAAGTCAAATCCGAGCGACAGTTGGACAATTATTAGCCCTTCATGGAGGTAAACATGAGTAA
- a CDS encoding acetyl-CoA carboxylase biotin carboxylase subunit produces the protein MFRKILIANRGEIAVRIIRAARELGIETVAVYSTADKEALHTLLADEAVCIGPAKSTESYLNMSAVLSAAVLTGAEAIHPGFGFLSENSKFATMCEEVGIKFIGPSAKVMDLMGDKINARKQMIKAGVPVIPGSDGEVYTAEEALEIAERIGYPVMLKASAGGGGKGIRKVEKPEDLVAAFESASSEAQAAFGNGAMYMERVIYPARHIEVQILADQHGHVIHLGERDCSLQRNNQKVLEESPSIAIGKTLRNQIGSAAVRAAESVGYENAGTIEFLYDEGKGEFYFMEMNTRVQVEHPVTEFVTGVDIVKEQIKIAAGQELSVTQEDIVIKGHAIECRINAENPSFNFAPSPGKITNLYLPSGGVGLRVDSAVYPGYTIPPYYDSMIAKIIVHGENRFDALMKMQRALYELEIDGVTTNSSFQLDLISDSHVIAGDYDTAFLMEQFLPNYNKE, from the coding sequence ATGTTTCGTAAGATCTTAATCGCCAATCGTGGTGAGATTGCAGTTCGTATTATTCGTGCGGCTCGTGAACTTGGCATCGAGACGGTTGCAGTGTATTCTACTGCTGATAAAGAAGCCTTGCATACCTTACTAGCGGATGAAGCAGTCTGTATTGGACCTGCTAAATCAACAGAGTCTTATTTGAATATGAGTGCTGTCTTGTCTGCAGCTGTTCTAACAGGAGCAGAAGCTATCCATCCTGGTTTTGGATTTTTAAGTGAAAACTCAAAATTTGCGACCATGTGTGAGGAAGTGGGCATTAAATTTATTGGTCCTTCTGCTAAAGTCATGGATTTGATGGGGGATAAGATTAATGCTCGTAAACAGATGATCAAAGCAGGAGTGCCTGTTATTCCTGGATCAGATGGTGAAGTGTATACTGCTGAAGAAGCCCTCGAGATTGCAGAACGTATTGGTTACCCTGTTATGTTGAAAGCATCTGCAGGAGGCGGTGGTAAGGGAATTCGGAAGGTTGAAAAACCAGAAGATTTGGTTGCTGCTTTTGAATCTGCTTCCTCAGAAGCTCAAGCTGCTTTTGGGAATGGTGCCATGTATATGGAACGGGTGATTTATCCGGCACGCCACATTGAAGTACAGATTTTAGCGGATCAGCATGGACATGTCATTCACTTAGGTGAACGCGATTGTTCTCTTCAACGAAATAACCAAAAAGTTCTAGAAGAATCCCCTTCGATTGCTATTGGAAAAACTCTTCGTAATCAAATTGGTTCTGCTGCTGTTCGTGCAGCTGAATCAGTTGGGTACGAGAATGCTGGAACGATTGAATTCTTGTATGATGAAGGCAAGGGTGAGTTCTACTTTATGGAAATGAATACCCGTGTGCAAGTAGAGCATCCTGTCACGGAATTTGTAACAGGAGTTGATATCGTTAAGGAACAGATTAAAATCGCAGCTGGCCAAGAATTATCCGTTACTCAAGAGGATATTGTCATTAAAGGCCATGCGATTGAATGCCGGATCAATGCGGAAAATCCTTCCTTTAACTTTGCACCAAGCCCAGGTAAGATCACTAATCTCTATCTTCCAAGTGGTGGGGTTGGCTTGCGTGTGGATTCTGCTGTGTATCCTGGTTATACGATTCCACCATACTATGATAGTATGATTGCCAAGATCATTGTCCATGGTGAAAATCGCTTTGATGCACTGATGAAAATGCAGCGTGCTCTTTATGAGTTGGAAATCGATGGTGTCACAACCAATAGCAGTTTCCAGTTGGATTTGATTTCAGATTCACATGTGATCGCTGGTGATTATGACACTGCATTTTTGATGGAACAATTCCTTCCAAATTATAATAAGGAATGA
- the fabZ gene encoding 3-hydroxyacyl-ACP dehydratase FabZ: protein MTIDINAIREALPHRYPMLLVDRVLETSEDTIVAIKNVTINEPFFNGHFPQYPVMPGVLIMEALAQTAGVLELSKPENKGKLVFYAGMDKVKFKKQVVPGDQLVMTATFVKRRGTIAVVEAKAEVDGKLAASGTLTFAIGN from the coding sequence ATGACAATTGATATTAATGCTATTCGTGAGGCTTTGCCGCATCGTTACCCAATGCTTTTGGTGGATCGCGTTTTAGAAACAAGTGAAGATACGATTGTTGCCATTAAAAACGTGACAATTAATGAACCATTTTTTAATGGACATTTTCCACAATATCCTGTTATGCCAGGTGTTCTCATCATGGAAGCTTTGGCACAAACAGCAGGTGTACTAGAGTTGTCAAAACCTGAAAATAAAGGAAAATTAGTCTTTTATGCAGGGATGGACAAGGTGAAGTTTAAAAAACAAGTCGTTCCAGGAGATCAACTGGTGATGACAGCTACTTTTGTCAAACGTCGTGGAACAATTGCTGTTGTTGAAGCGAAAGCAGAAGTAGACGGTAAGCTTGCAGCTTCAGGAACGCTTACGTTTGCAATTGGAAATTAA
- the accB gene encoding acetyl-CoA carboxylase biotin carboxyl carrier protein: MNISEIKDLLAQFDASTLREFSYKNNGEELNLSKNQTSSVAATPVAPAVEVVAAPQTPVVAPVVEAPATPAVAAEPVAAPAQAAEGDVVESPLVGVAYLSPAPDKPAFVSVGDKVTKGQTLLIIEAMKVMNEVPAPKDGVVTEILVTNEEMVEFGKGLVRIK; the protein is encoded by the coding sequence ATGAATATTTCTGAAATCAAAGATTTGTTGGCTCAATTTGATGCGTCAACTTTGCGTGAATTCTCATATAAAAATAATGGCGAAGAATTGAATTTGAGTAAAAACCAAACGAGTTCAGTTGCGGCTACACCGGTTGCTCCTGCAGTTGAAGTGGTAGCAGCCCCTCAAACTCCTGTAGTAGCCCCTGTTGTTGAAGCACCAGCAACTCCAGCTGTAGCGGCTGAACCAGTTGCTGCTCCAGCTCAGGCTGCAGAAGGTGATGTGGTTGAAAGTCCATTGGTTGGGGTGGCTTACTTGTCACCAGCTCCGGATAAACCAGCCTTTGTATCTGTAGGAGATAAGGTTACTAAGGGTCAAACACTCTTGATTATCGAAGCTATGAAAGTGATGAATGAAGTCCCAGCACCAAAAGATGGGGTAGTCACTGAAATTTTGGTAACGAATGAAGAAATGGTTGAATTTGGAAAAGGATTGGTTCGAATCAAATGA
- the fabF gene encoding beta-ketoacyl-ACP synthase II, translated as MSTNRVVVTGYGVTSPIGNTPEEFWNSLHEGKIGIKPITKFDASEIPVFNAGEIQDFPFDKYFVKKDQNRMDTYSLYAIYAAMEAIENSGLNMEEEDRDRVGVIVSSGIGGLQELEDQIIRMHERGMKRIQPMFIPKALSNMGAGNIALKIGAQGVCKSVTTACASANDAIGEAFREIKFGMHDVVLAGGAEASITKIGIGGFNALTALSTTEDPERSSIPFDKDRNGFVMGEGAGVLVIESLEHAQKRGANILAEIVGYGSNCDAYHMTTPTPDGSGAAKAIKLAINEAGIKPEDVDYVNAHGTSTPANEKGESGAIVSVLGKEVPVSSTKSFTGHLLGAAGAVEAIATIEAIRHSFVPKTAGTKELSDYIEANVVYGEGQEADIQYAISNTFGFGGHNAVLAFKRWEG; from the coding sequence ATGTCTACAAATCGTGTTGTTGTTACAGGTTATGGTGTAACCTCACCAATCGGAAATACACCAGAAGAATTTTGGAATAGCCTTCATGAAGGAAAAATTGGAATCAAGCCCATTACGAAATTTGATGCTTCTGAAATTCCAGTCTTTAATGCTGGTGAAATTCAAGATTTCCCATTCGATAAATATTTCGTGAAAAAAGATCAAAATCGTATGGATACTTACTCATTGTATGCAATCTATGCTGCGATGGAAGCTATTGAAAATTCAGGCTTGAACATGGAAGAAGAAGACCGCGATCGTGTAGGTGTGATTGTATCATCTGGTATCGGTGGTTTACAAGAATTGGAAGATCAAATTATCCGGATGCATGAACGTGGGATGAAGAGAATCCAACCAATGTTTATTCCAAAAGCTCTTTCAAACATGGGTGCTGGAAACATCGCACTTAAGATTGGGGCTCAAGGGGTATGTAAATCCGTGACAACAGCTTGTGCTTCTGCTAATGATGCAATTGGTGAAGCTTTCCGTGAGATTAAATTTGGTATGCATGATGTTGTTTTGGCAGGTGGTGCTGAAGCTTCGATTACTAAGATTGGTATCGGTGGTTTCAATGCTCTTACGGCCCTTTCAACAACGGAAGACCCAGAACGTTCCTCTATTCCATTTGACAAAGACCGCAATGGTTTTGTGATGGGTGAAGGTGCAGGGGTTCTTGTCATCGAAAGTTTGGAACATGCTCAAAAACGTGGTGCTAATATTTTGGCTGAAATTGTTGGTTACGGTTCAAACTGTGATGCTTACCATATGACAACACCAACACCAGATGGTTCAGGTGCGGCCAAAGCGATTAAATTAGCGATCAATGAAGCGGGTATCAAGCCTGAAGATGTCGATTATGTCAATGCGCATGGTACATCTACACCTGCCAATGAGAAAGGTGAAAGCGGAGCTATTGTTTCTGTACTTGGTAAAGAAGTTCCTGTATCATCTACTAAATCATTTACAGGACACTTGTTAGGTGCTGCTGGTGCAGTTGAAGCGATTGCTACTATCGAAGCGATTCGTCACAGCTTTGTACCAAAAACTGCTGGTACTAAAGAATTGTCTGACTATATCGAAGCAAACGTTGTTTATGGTGAAGGTCAAGAAGCGGATATTCAGTACGCTATCTCAAATACCTTTGGTTTTGGAGGACACAATGCTGTTCTGGCCTTTAAACGTTGGGAGGGTTAA
- the fabG gene encoding 3-oxoacyl-[acyl-carrier-protein] reductase codes for MELKNKNVFVTGSTRGIGLAVAHKFASLGANVVLNGRSEISEDLLAQFADYGVTVVGISGDISNGEDAQRMVAEAIEKLGSVDVLVNNAGITNDKLMLKMTEEDFERVLKINLTGAFNMTQAVLKPMSKARQGAIINMSSVVGLMGNIGQANYAASKAGLIGFTKSVAREVAARGVRVNAIAPGFIESDMTDAIPEKMKDAMLAQVPMKRIGQAEEVAEVAAFLAGQEYLTGQTIAIDGGMTMQ; via the coding sequence ATGGAACTTAAAAATAAAAATGTTTTTGTAACAGGTTCAACACGCGGAATTGGATTGGCTGTGGCTCATAAATTTGCGAGTCTCGGTGCTAATGTTGTCCTAAATGGACGTTCTGAAATTTCTGAGGACTTGCTTGCGCAGTTTGCTGACTATGGTGTGACTGTTGTTGGTATTTCTGGGGATATTTCTAATGGCGAAGATGCGCAACGTATGGTAGCTGAAGCAATTGAAAAGCTTGGAAGTGTTGATGTTTTGGTCAATAACGCTGGCATCACAAACGACAAGTTGATGTTGAAAATGACTGAAGAAGATTTTGAACGGGTCTTGAAAATCAACTTGACAGGTGCCTTTAATATGACTCAAGCTGTCTTAAAACCGATGTCTAAAGCTCGTCAAGGGGCCATTATCAACATGTCCTCTGTTGTTGGTCTAATGGGGAATATCGGTCAAGCTAACTATGCGGCTTCAAAAGCTGGTTTGATTGGTTTCACTAAATCAGTAGCGCGTGAAGTTGCGGCTCGTGGCGTTCGTGTGAATGCCATTGCACCTGGTTTCATTGAATCAGATATGACTGATGCTATTCCAGAGAAAATGAAAGATGCCATGCTAGCTCAAGTGCCAATGAAACGAATTGGTCAAGCTGAAGAAGTGGCAGAAGTTGCGGCTTTCTTAGCAGGTCAAGAATATTTAACTGGTCAAACAATTGCCATTGATGGCGGAATGACTATGCAATAA
- the fabD gene encoding ACP S-malonyltransferase, which translates to MTKRAFLFAGQGAQKLGMASDLYAAYPVVKETFDTASRILGYDLRELIDSNEEKLNQTRYTQPAILTTSVAIYRLLVENGITPDIVAGLSLGEYSALVAAGALSFEDAVALVAKRGEFMETAAPAGSGKMVAVMNTDPSLIEEICQQASEKGVVTPANYNTPAQIVIGGEVAAVDYAVELLQEAGAKRLIPLNVSGPFHTALLKSASQKLAAELEKVSFNDFDLPLVGNTEATIMKSEDVKALLARQVKEPVRFYDSIATIQEFGVDEVIEIGPGKVLSGFLKKIDKTLPTHNVEDQASLDALLNA; encoded by the coding sequence GTGACAAAACGTGCGTTCTTATTTGCTGGTCAAGGGGCTCAGAAATTGGGCATGGCGAGCGATTTGTATGCGGCTTATCCCGTTGTTAAAGAGACATTTGATACGGCTAGTCGTATTCTAGGCTATGATTTGCGTGAATTGATTGATTCTAACGAAGAAAAACTGAATCAGACACGCTATACTCAACCAGCTATTTTGACAACGTCAGTAGCCATTTATCGTCTCTTAGTAGAAAATGGTATCACTCCTGATATTGTTGCCGGTCTCTCTTTGGGGGAATATTCTGCCCTGGTTGCGGCTGGAGCTCTTTCGTTTGAAGATGCAGTAGCTTTGGTTGCGAAACGAGGTGAATTCATGGAAACGGCAGCTCCCGCTGGAAGTGGGAAAATGGTTGCTGTTATGAATACAGACCCAAGTTTGATCGAGGAGATTTGTCAACAAGCATCCGAAAAGGGTGTAGTAACACCAGCTAACTACAATACGCCAGCACAAATTGTGATTGGTGGTGAGGTTGCGGCTGTGGACTATGCTGTGGAACTATTGCAGGAAGCAGGTGCCAAACGCTTGATCCCTTTGAATGTGTCAGGTCCATTCCACACAGCTTTACTTAAATCAGCTAGTCAAAAATTGGCGGCTGAACTAGAAAAAGTATCATTTAATGATTTTGATCTTCCTTTAGTTGGGAATACAGAAGCTACTATCATGAAGTCAGAAGATGTGAAAGCACTTTTGGCCCGTCAAGTAAAAGAACCGGTTCGTTTCTATGATTCAATTGCTACGATTCAAGAATTTGGTGTAGATGAGGTCATCGAAATTGGACCTGGAAAAGTCTTGTCAGGATTCTTGAAGAAAATTGATAAAACTCTTCCAACTCATAACGTCGAAGATCAGGCTAGTCTAGATGCACTTCTGAATGCTTAA